A part of Gambusia affinis linkage group LG21, SWU_Gaff_1.0, whole genome shotgun sequence genomic DNA contains:
- the oplah gene encoding 5-oxoprolinase isoform X1 yields the protein MAETKGKFDFAIDRGGTFTDVFARLPDGRERVLKLLSRDPQNYKDAPTEGIRRVLEEESGQLFPRDQPVDTALIGWIRMGTTVATNALLEREGERTALLVTKGFKDLLHIGTQARPKLFDLAVAVPDVLYEEVIEVDERVVLCRDDCQLPRKDPKRIVTGSTGDSLEVWQELDLEKVEKDLKGVLSRGISSVAVLLLHSYTWSDHEKAVGSLARRLGFTQVSLSSEVMPMVRAVPRGYTVCTDSYLTPKIHQYLKGFTSGFKGGLKDVNVLFMQSDGGLTPMEQFCGSRAILSGPAGGVVGYAVTSYSQMEKKPVIGFDMGGTSTDVSRYAGQYEHVFEATTAGVTLQAPQLDINTVAAGGGSRLFFRSGMFVVGPESAGAHPGPACYRKGGPLTVTDANLALGRILPQFFPKIFGPAENEPLSLEDTMTHFRRLTEEINSFLSASQTQANGATSSQNNMVPGSQSTMSVEDVAMGFIRVANEAMCRPIRALTQAKGHDTSQHVLACFGGAGGQHACSIARALGMKTVFIHKYSGVLSAYGLALADVVEEVQEPCSLKYEQRCFSELDRRMEQLCRRCRNTLSERGFSSGQISTEVFLHLRYEGTDCALMVTADGYPRNAHSCRAGDFSSAFAKRYLKEFGFTIPDRAIMVDDIRVRGCGKSGINSMHKSKTGHKQAKPVMMTKCFFEDGYMDTSVFLWEELPCGKSIQGPAIIIDKNSTILVEPSCAARLTEDGDVCLAVGSDSQCAIGTELNTVQLSIFSHRFMSIAEQMGRVLQRTSISTNIKERLDFSCAVFGPDGGLVSNAPHIPVHLGAMQETVQYQIRSLGNELREGDVILSNHPCAGGSHLPDLTVITPVFRKGVNRPVFFVASRGHHADIGGITPGSMPPHSTSLQQEGAVFVSFKLVTGGVFQEEAVTEALMAPAQHPGCSGTRNLHDNLSDLRAQVAANQRGSQLVGELIDCYGLDVVQAYMGYIQSNAELAVRDMLREFAQRRRRQTSGSLDVESEDFMDDGTPIRLRVQINEEEGSAVFDFTGTGTEVWGNCNAPRAITLSALIYCLRCMVGQDIPLNQGCLKPIKVIVPPGSILQPSQNAAVVGGNVLTSQRVVDVIFKAFEVCSASQGCMNNISFGSERVGYYETVAGGAGAGPGWHGRSGVHSHMTNTRITDPEILEKRYPVILEHFSLRPGSGGAGKCRGGDGVIRKLLFRNKVVLSVLTERRAIRPYGLEGGEDGATGLNLLHRADGRILNLGAKTSVSLEPGDMFCLYTPGGGGFGSEGDLKSGGPQSKRRRLNEVFTERGSVFEYRMAQEGV from the exons ATGGCTGAGACTAAGGGGAAGTTTGACTTCGCCATAGACCGAGGAGGCACCTTCACCGATGTGTTTGCACGTCTGCCTGATGGCCGTGAGAGAGTCCTTAAACTGCTGTCCAGAGACCCACAGAACTACAAAGACGCTCCCACCGAGGGCATCCGCCGGGTCTTGGAGGAG GAATCGGGGCAGCTCTTCCCTCGTGACCAGCCTGTTGACACCGCCCTGATTGGCTGGATCCGAATGGGCACCACCGTGGCAACCAATGCCCTGCTGGAGAGGGAAGGAGAACGGACTGCACTGCTGGTCACAAAAGGTTTCAAGGACCTGCTGCACATTGGCACACAGGCCAGGCCCAAACTTTTTGATTTG GCGGTCGCCGTCCCTGATGTGCTTTATGAGGAGGTCATAGAGGTGGATGAGCGAGTCGTCCTCTGTCGAGACGACTGCCAGCTGCCCAGGAAAGATCCCAAACGTATTGTAACAG GCAGTACAGGTGATTCTCTGGAGGTGTGGCAGGAACTGGATCTGGAAAAAGTGGAAAAGGACCTGAAAGGAGTTCTGTCCCGCGGTATCTCCAGCGTCgccgtcctcctcctccactcgTACAC CTGGTCCGATCATGAGAAAGCGGTGGGCTCCCTCGCCCGTCGTCTGGGTTTCACTCAGGTGTCTCTCTCCAGCGAGGTCATGCCGATGGTGCGGGCGGTCCCTCGGGGCTACACGGTCTGCACGGACTCCTATCTCACACCCAAAATTCATCAGTATTTAAAAGGATTCACTTCCGGTTTCAAAGGTGGCCTGAAG GATGTCAATGTGCTGTTCATGCAGTCAGATGGAGGTCTGACCCCCATGGAGCAGTTCTGTGGCTCTAGAGCCATTCTCTCCGGCCCCGCAGGGGGCGTGGTGGGATACGCCGTCACCTCCTACAGCCAAATGGAGAAGAAGCCTGTGATTGGATTTGATATGGGCG GAACCTCCACCGATGTGAGCCGCTATGCTGGCCAGTACGAACATGTGTTTGAGGCCACGACGGCTGGAGTCACCCTGCAAGCACCTCAGCTGGACATCAACACCGTGGCTGCAGGCGGGGGGTCCCGACTCTTTTTCAG ATCAGGGATGTTTGTCGTAGGACCAGAATCTGCAGGTGCACATCCAGGACCGGCCTGTTACAGGAAAG GTGGCCCTCTGACTGTGACCGATGCCAACTTAGCTCTGGGTCGCATTCTTCCTCAATTCTTTCCAAAAATCTTCGGCCCCGCTGAGAACGAACCGTTGTCGTTGGAAGACACCATGACGCATTTCCGTCGTCTCACTGAGGAGATCAACAGCTTCCTGTCTGCAAGTCAGACCCAG gccaatGGGGCCACAAGCTCCCAGAACAACATGGTCCCAGGCAGCCAATCAACGATGAGCGTGGAAGACGTCGCGATGGGATTCATTCGTGTTGCTAACGAGGCGATGTGTCGACCAATCAGGGCTTTGACGCAA GCCAAAGGTCATGACACGTCTCAGCATGTGCTGGCGTGTTTCGGCGGTGCAGGAGGCCAGCATGCCTGCTCTATAGCCCGAGCTCTGGGAATGAAGACCGTCTTCATCCATAA GTACAGCGGTGTCCTGTCAGCATACGGTCTTGCCCTGGCAGACGTTGTGGAAGAGGTGCAGGAGCCGTGCTCCCTTAAGTACGAGCAGCGGTGTTTCAGCGAGCTGGACCGCAGGATGGAGCAACTCTGCAGACGCTGCCGCAACACGCTGTCCGAACGCGGCTTCTCGAG TGGTCAGATATCTACTGAGGTTTTCCTCCACCTGCGTTACGAAGGCACCGACTGCGCCCTCATGGTTACGGCTGACGGTTACCCCAGAAACGCCCACTCCTGTCGAGCCGGCGACTTCAGCAGCGCTTTCGCCAAACG ttattTGAAGGAGTTTGGGTTCACCATCCCAGACAGAGCCATCATGGTGGACGACATCAGAGTGAGAGGCTGTGGAAAATCTGGGATCAACTCCATGCATAAATCAAAGACGGGACACAAACAAGCCAAACCTGTCATG ATGaccaaatgtttctttgaagaCGGTTACATGGACACCAGTGTGTTTCTGTGGGAAGAACTGCCATGTGGCAAAAGCATCCAAGGACCGGCCATCATCATCGACAAAAACAG CACCATCCTGGTGGAGCCGTCCTGTGCGGCCCGCCTGACAGAGGACGGCGACGTCTGCCTGGCTGTCGGCTCAGACTCTCAGTGCGCCATCGGCACTGAGCTCAACACCGTGCAGCTCTCCATCTTCTCCCACCGCTTCATGAGCATAGCAG AGCAGATGGGCAGAGTCCTCCAGAGGACCTCCATCTCCACGAACATCAAGGAGCGTCTGGACTTCTCCTGCGCTGTGTTCGGGCCCGACGGAGGCCTGGTGTCGAATGCGCCTCACATCCCTGTCCACCTGGGGGCCATGCAGGAGACCGTCCAGTACCAG ATCAGATCACTGGGAAACGAGCTGAGAGAAGGAGACGTGATTCTGAGTAACCACCCGTGCGCCGGCGGCAGCCACCTCCCGGACTTGACCGTCATCACACCG GTGTTTCGAAAAGGAGTCAACAGGCCTGTCTTCTTtgtggccagcagggggcatcATGCCGACATCGGAGGCATCACTCCGGGCTCCATGCCCCCCCACTCCACTTCCCTTCAGCAGGAGGGGGCagtctttgtttcatttaagcTCGTCACTGGGGGAGTCTTCCAGGAAGAAG CCGTCACCGAAGCTCTGATGGCTCCAGCTCAGCACCCCGGCTGCTCTGGGACTCGTAATCTCCACGACAACCTGTCAGACCTGCGGGCTCAGGTGGCAGCCAACCAGAGGGGCAGCCAGTTAGTGGGGGAGCTGATCGACTGCTACGGGTTAGACGTGGTCCAGGCCTACATGGGATACATCCAG AGTAACGCCGAGCTGGCTGTTAGGGACATGCTCAGAGAGTTCGCACAGCGCCGGCGCCGTCAGACCAGCGGCTCCTTGGACGTGGAATCAGAAGATTTTATGGACGACGGGACACCGATCAGACTCCGGGTTCAGATTAATGAAGAAGAG GGCAGTGCCGTGTTTGACTTCACAGGAACTGGAACCGAGGTGTGGGGGAACTGCAACGCTCCACGGGCCATCACCCTGTCCGCTCTCATCTACTGCCTGCGCTGCATGGTCGGCCAGGACATCCCTCTCAATCAG GGTTGCCTGAAGCCGATCAAAGTGATCGTCCCGCCCGGCTCCATCCTCCAGCCGTCCCAGAATGCAGCTGTGGTCGGAGGAAACGTGCTCACGTCTCAGAGAGTGGTGGATGTCATATTTAAGGCGTTTGAGGTTTGCTCCGCCTCCCAG GGTTGCATGAACAACATTTCCTTCGGCAGCGAGCGAGTCGGCTATTACGAGACGGTCGCTGGGGGCGCGGGGGCGGGGCCCGGGTGGCACGGCCGGAGCGGCGTCCACTCTCATATGACCAACACCCGCATCACCGATCCAgagattttggaaaaaag GTATCCAGTGATTTTAGAGCATTTCTCTCTGCGACCCGGCTCAGGAGGCGCGGGAAAGTGCCGGGGAGGCGACGGCGTCATCCGTAAACTTCTGTTCAGGAACAAGGTGGTCCTGTCTGTCCTGACGGAGAGACGGGCCATCCGCCCCTACGGCCTCGAAG GGGGCGAGGATGGCGCGACGGGGCTCAACCTGCTGCACAGAGCTGACGGTCGAATCCTCAACCTGGGAGCAAAGACCAGTGTCAGCCTTGAGCCAGGA GACATGTTCTGTCTTTACACCCCTGGAGGAGGGGGGTTTGGGAGCGAGGGAGACCTGAAGAGCGGCGGACCTCAGAGCAAGCGAAGGCGTCTGAATGAGGTGTTCACTGAAAGGGGCAGTGTGTTTGAATACAGAATGGCTCAAGAGGGAGTGTAA
- the oplah gene encoding 5-oxoprolinase isoform X2: MPMVRAVPRGYTVCTDSYLTPKIHQYLKGFTSGFKGGLKDVNVLFMQSDGGLTPMEQFCGSRAILSGPAGGVVGYAVTSYSQMEKKPVIGFDMGGTSTDVSRYAGQYEHVFEATTAGVTLQAPQLDINTVAAGGGSRLFFRSGMFVVGPESAGAHPGPACYRKGGPLTVTDANLALGRILPQFFPKIFGPAENEPLSLEDTMTHFRRLTEEINSFLSASQTQANGATSSQNNMVPGSQSTMSVEDVAMGFIRVANEAMCRPIRALTQAKGHDTSQHVLACFGGAGGQHACSIARALGMKTVFIHKYSGVLSAYGLALADVVEEVQEPCSLKYEQRCFSELDRRMEQLCRRCRNTLSERGFSSGQISTEVFLHLRYEGTDCALMVTADGYPRNAHSCRAGDFSSAFAKRYLKEFGFTIPDRAIMVDDIRVRGCGKSGINSMHKSKTGHKQAKPVMMTKCFFEDGYMDTSVFLWEELPCGKSIQGPAIIIDKNSTILVEPSCAARLTEDGDVCLAVGSDSQCAIGTELNTVQLSIFSHRFMSIAEQMGRVLQRTSISTNIKERLDFSCAVFGPDGGLVSNAPHIPVHLGAMQETVQYQIRSLGNELREGDVILSNHPCAGGSHLPDLTVITPVFRKGVNRPVFFVASRGHHADIGGITPGSMPPHSTSLQQEGAVFVSFKLVTGGVFQEEAVTEALMAPAQHPGCSGTRNLHDNLSDLRAQVAANQRGSQLVGELIDCYGLDVVQAYMGYIQSNAELAVRDMLREFAQRRRRQTSGSLDVESEDFMDDGTPIRLRVQINEEEGSAVFDFTGTGTEVWGNCNAPRAITLSALIYCLRCMVGQDIPLNQGCLKPIKVIVPPGSILQPSQNAAVVGGNVLTSQRVVDVIFKAFEVCSASQGCMNNISFGSERVGYYETVAGGAGAGPGWHGRSGVHSHMTNTRITDPEILEKRYPVILEHFSLRPGSGGAGKCRGGDGVIRKLLFRNKVVLSVLTERRAIRPYGLEGGEDGATGLNLLHRADGRILNLGAKTSVSLEPGDMFCLYTPGGGGFGSEGDLKSGGPQSKRRRLNEVFTERGSVFEYRMAQEGV, encoded by the exons ATGCCGATGGTGCGGGCGGTCCCTCGGGGCTACACGGTCTGCACGGACTCCTATCTCACACCCAAAATTCATCAGTATTTAAAAGGATTCACTTCCGGTTTCAAAGGTGGCCTGAAG GATGTCAATGTGCTGTTCATGCAGTCAGATGGAGGTCTGACCCCCATGGAGCAGTTCTGTGGCTCTAGAGCCATTCTCTCCGGCCCCGCAGGGGGCGTGGTGGGATACGCCGTCACCTCCTACAGCCAAATGGAGAAGAAGCCTGTGATTGGATTTGATATGGGCG GAACCTCCACCGATGTGAGCCGCTATGCTGGCCAGTACGAACATGTGTTTGAGGCCACGACGGCTGGAGTCACCCTGCAAGCACCTCAGCTGGACATCAACACCGTGGCTGCAGGCGGGGGGTCCCGACTCTTTTTCAG ATCAGGGATGTTTGTCGTAGGACCAGAATCTGCAGGTGCACATCCAGGACCGGCCTGTTACAGGAAAG GTGGCCCTCTGACTGTGACCGATGCCAACTTAGCTCTGGGTCGCATTCTTCCTCAATTCTTTCCAAAAATCTTCGGCCCCGCTGAGAACGAACCGTTGTCGTTGGAAGACACCATGACGCATTTCCGTCGTCTCACTGAGGAGATCAACAGCTTCCTGTCTGCAAGTCAGACCCAG gccaatGGGGCCACAAGCTCCCAGAACAACATGGTCCCAGGCAGCCAATCAACGATGAGCGTGGAAGACGTCGCGATGGGATTCATTCGTGTTGCTAACGAGGCGATGTGTCGACCAATCAGGGCTTTGACGCAA GCCAAAGGTCATGACACGTCTCAGCATGTGCTGGCGTGTTTCGGCGGTGCAGGAGGCCAGCATGCCTGCTCTATAGCCCGAGCTCTGGGAATGAAGACCGTCTTCATCCATAA GTACAGCGGTGTCCTGTCAGCATACGGTCTTGCCCTGGCAGACGTTGTGGAAGAGGTGCAGGAGCCGTGCTCCCTTAAGTACGAGCAGCGGTGTTTCAGCGAGCTGGACCGCAGGATGGAGCAACTCTGCAGACGCTGCCGCAACACGCTGTCCGAACGCGGCTTCTCGAG TGGTCAGATATCTACTGAGGTTTTCCTCCACCTGCGTTACGAAGGCACCGACTGCGCCCTCATGGTTACGGCTGACGGTTACCCCAGAAACGCCCACTCCTGTCGAGCCGGCGACTTCAGCAGCGCTTTCGCCAAACG ttattTGAAGGAGTTTGGGTTCACCATCCCAGACAGAGCCATCATGGTGGACGACATCAGAGTGAGAGGCTGTGGAAAATCTGGGATCAACTCCATGCATAAATCAAAGACGGGACACAAACAAGCCAAACCTGTCATG ATGaccaaatgtttctttgaagaCGGTTACATGGACACCAGTGTGTTTCTGTGGGAAGAACTGCCATGTGGCAAAAGCATCCAAGGACCGGCCATCATCATCGACAAAAACAG CACCATCCTGGTGGAGCCGTCCTGTGCGGCCCGCCTGACAGAGGACGGCGACGTCTGCCTGGCTGTCGGCTCAGACTCTCAGTGCGCCATCGGCACTGAGCTCAACACCGTGCAGCTCTCCATCTTCTCCCACCGCTTCATGAGCATAGCAG AGCAGATGGGCAGAGTCCTCCAGAGGACCTCCATCTCCACGAACATCAAGGAGCGTCTGGACTTCTCCTGCGCTGTGTTCGGGCCCGACGGAGGCCTGGTGTCGAATGCGCCTCACATCCCTGTCCACCTGGGGGCCATGCAGGAGACCGTCCAGTACCAG ATCAGATCACTGGGAAACGAGCTGAGAGAAGGAGACGTGATTCTGAGTAACCACCCGTGCGCCGGCGGCAGCCACCTCCCGGACTTGACCGTCATCACACCG GTGTTTCGAAAAGGAGTCAACAGGCCTGTCTTCTTtgtggccagcagggggcatcATGCCGACATCGGAGGCATCACTCCGGGCTCCATGCCCCCCCACTCCACTTCCCTTCAGCAGGAGGGGGCagtctttgtttcatttaagcTCGTCACTGGGGGAGTCTTCCAGGAAGAAG CCGTCACCGAAGCTCTGATGGCTCCAGCTCAGCACCCCGGCTGCTCTGGGACTCGTAATCTCCACGACAACCTGTCAGACCTGCGGGCTCAGGTGGCAGCCAACCAGAGGGGCAGCCAGTTAGTGGGGGAGCTGATCGACTGCTACGGGTTAGACGTGGTCCAGGCCTACATGGGATACATCCAG AGTAACGCCGAGCTGGCTGTTAGGGACATGCTCAGAGAGTTCGCACAGCGCCGGCGCCGTCAGACCAGCGGCTCCTTGGACGTGGAATCAGAAGATTTTATGGACGACGGGACACCGATCAGACTCCGGGTTCAGATTAATGAAGAAGAG GGCAGTGCCGTGTTTGACTTCACAGGAACTGGAACCGAGGTGTGGGGGAACTGCAACGCTCCACGGGCCATCACCCTGTCCGCTCTCATCTACTGCCTGCGCTGCATGGTCGGCCAGGACATCCCTCTCAATCAG GGTTGCCTGAAGCCGATCAAAGTGATCGTCCCGCCCGGCTCCATCCTCCAGCCGTCCCAGAATGCAGCTGTGGTCGGAGGAAACGTGCTCACGTCTCAGAGAGTGGTGGATGTCATATTTAAGGCGTTTGAGGTTTGCTCCGCCTCCCAG GGTTGCATGAACAACATTTCCTTCGGCAGCGAGCGAGTCGGCTATTACGAGACGGTCGCTGGGGGCGCGGGGGCGGGGCCCGGGTGGCACGGCCGGAGCGGCGTCCACTCTCATATGACCAACACCCGCATCACCGATCCAgagattttggaaaaaag GTATCCAGTGATTTTAGAGCATTTCTCTCTGCGACCCGGCTCAGGAGGCGCGGGAAAGTGCCGGGGAGGCGACGGCGTCATCCGTAAACTTCTGTTCAGGAACAAGGTGGTCCTGTCTGTCCTGACGGAGAGACGGGCCATCCGCCCCTACGGCCTCGAAG GGGGCGAGGATGGCGCGACGGGGCTCAACCTGCTGCACAGAGCTGACGGTCGAATCCTCAACCTGGGAGCAAAGACCAGTGTCAGCCTTGAGCCAGGA GACATGTTCTGTCTTTACACCCCTGGAGGAGGGGGGTTTGGGAGCGAGGGAGACCTGAAGAGCGGCGGACCTCAGAGCAAGCGAAGGCGTCTGAATGAGGTGTTCACTGAAAGGGGCAGTGTGTTTGAATACAGAATGGCTCAAGAGGGAGTGTAA